A genomic segment from Chthoniobacterales bacterium encodes:
- a CDS encoding type II toxin-antitoxin system VapB family antitoxin: MRISVDIDDSTLEEVMALTGEKNKSPAMAKALTEFVRRARAREFGRLIREGAFDYPDPEPGDSANPVPPLRPE; this comes from the coding sequence ATGAGAATCAGCGTGGACATCGACGATTCGACGTTGGAGGAGGTCATGGCCTTGACCGGGGAGAAGAACAAAAGTCCCGCCATGGCCAAGGCTCTCACGGAGTTCGTGCGGCGGGCCCGGGCGCGGGAGTTCGGGCGGCTGATCCGGGAGGGTGCTTTCGATTACCCCGATCCCGAGCCCGGCGACTCCGCCAATCCCGTGCCGCCGCTGCGCCCGGAATAG
- a CDS encoding PIN domain-containing protein, whose translation MVLVDSSAWIEAFRRKGQLEVKLAIEGLLDAYEAQWCSPVRLEVLGGARSEERARLGRHFSVVPYRACAEADWDRSISLAWKLRDQGLTVPWLDVVIAALALHDNVRLYTLDGHFSRIAEITGLRLYQPGYAGTFVPENES comes from the coding sequence ATGGTGCTGGTGGATTCGTCGGCGTGGATCGAGGCGTTCCGCCGCAAGGGACAACTCGAAGTGAAGCTCGCCATCGAGGGGCTGCTGGATGCCTACGAGGCGCAGTGGTGCTCTCCGGTGCGGCTCGAAGTGCTCGGCGGGGCCCGAAGCGAGGAGCGGGCCCGGCTCGGCCGGCATTTTTCCGTGGTGCCCTACCGCGCCTGCGCGGAGGCGGACTGGGACCGTTCCATTTCCCTTGCCTGGAAGCTGCGCGACCAAGGGCTCACCGTGCCCTGGCTCGATGTCGTCATCGCCGCGCTCGCCCTGCACGACAACGTCCGCCTCTACACGCTCGACGGTCATTTCTCCCGCATCGCCGAGATCACCGGCCTGCGCCTCTATCAGCCCGGCTACGCCGGCACGTTCGTGCCCGAAAACGAAAGCTAG
- a CDS encoding penicillin-binding transpeptidase domain-containing protein — MNALVSCFDWIIERSWQASLLVGLILLVQLALLRWLPAVWRHALWLPLLALLVLPALPESRLSVFNWFTPAPPVSIPEIRVGPGPFETFHPEPEPPAKMAEETGVVPVAIHWKEAFAVIWGLVAVVMLAILVRENREFRRRLKRLREPEDERLRDMLEECRARLGIRARVRLVQMPGQEGPAVAGMFCPHMLLPEGFTRAFDDEEIRLILLHELGHWVRGDVHLNMLLAVLRAVHWFNPVLWFAFRRIRADRELACDEWVLKRSGETQRGTYGEALLRLSTGFTPSGAEALGIFESRSELRRRIQWIAGFSTGARRWWRIGAIPAAVLAVTFLTRAVTPDIRPEPGVGRIVDRNGVLLAEYWPRENQRPLASYPLGAFAASLLWNLDRDRLPKPGEVVVLTIDARAQMAAEEALRKVARGAAVIVDPANGDILAMASVPSFDPNRFFPAIKDEEWKALVNDETAPLLNRAVNGYTPGSAYKTVTALAGLRAGLGDKQFSCDGGVSYGNVLMKCWVYGSGHTHGTLGMEEALKVSCNLYFYQYGNAAGIETMTDTARRLGLGQKTGVPISGENPGVVGSPESLAKINPRDKWSAGYTANVSIGMGNTLASPLQLAMVAASLANGGKVYLPRLIERREAMDRPAKVEPAKVRNDLVADAGIAPNDIERVRRGMWRAVNESGGTAIKARLPGMDVAGKTGSAQIWRMDSAGNRVADINGWFTGFATRQKDRYAICVIVQGAKSGGGSAAPLAAWMLSRMDASEPKSLAPAKGSFEPVVSIAPPSETN; from the coding sequence ATGAACGCGCTCGTCTCTTGTTTCGACTGGATCATCGAGCGCTCCTGGCAGGCGTCCCTGCTGGTGGGGCTGATCCTGCTGGTGCAGCTGGCCTTGCTCCGATGGCTGCCGGCCGTCTGGCGGCACGCGCTCTGGCTGCCTTTGCTTGCTCTGCTGGTGCTGCCGGCGCTGCCGGAAAGCCGCCTCAGCGTCTTCAACTGGTTCACGCCGGCGCCGCCTGTTTCGATCCCGGAAATTCGGGTCGGTCCCGGCCCGTTCGAGACCTTTCACCCCGAGCCGGAACCCCCGGCGAAAATGGCCGAGGAGACAGGCGTCGTGCCGGTCGCAATCCATTGGAAGGAAGCCTTCGCAGTGATCTGGGGGCTGGTCGCAGTCGTCATGCTGGCCATCCTGGTGCGGGAAAATCGCGAGTTCCGCCGCCGTTTGAAGCGGCTGCGGGAGCCGGAAGACGAACGGCTGCGCGATATGCTGGAGGAGTGCCGCGCCAGGCTGGGAATACGAGCACGGGTAAGATTGGTGCAGATGCCGGGCCAGGAAGGGCCTGCTGTCGCCGGGATGTTCTGTCCACACATGCTGCTGCCGGAGGGGTTTACGCGTGCGTTCGACGACGAAGAAATCCGCCTTATTCTTCTTCATGAGCTGGGCCACTGGGTGCGCGGAGACGTGCATCTCAATATGCTGCTGGCCGTGCTGCGCGCCGTGCATTGGTTCAATCCCGTTCTTTGGTTCGCGTTTCGCCGCATCCGCGCGGACCGGGAGCTGGCCTGCGACGAATGGGTGCTCAAACGGTCGGGCGAAACGCAGCGTGGAACTTATGGCGAGGCCCTGCTGAGGCTGTCGACCGGCTTCACGCCCAGCGGCGCCGAGGCGCTCGGAATCTTCGAGAGCCGGAGCGAGCTGCGCCGCCGTATCCAATGGATCGCCGGATTCTCGACGGGCGCGCGCCGCTGGTGGCGCATCGGGGCGATTCCCGCCGCGGTGCTCGCGGTGACGTTTCTCACGCGCGCGGTCACGCCGGATATCCGGCCCGAGCCCGGCGTCGGCAGGATCGTTGATCGGAACGGCGTGCTGCTGGCGGAGTATTGGCCTCGGGAAAACCAGCGGCCTTTGGCGAGCTACCCGCTGGGGGCTTTTGCGGCGAGCCTGCTTTGGAATCTCGATCGGGATCGCCTGCCCAAGCCAGGGGAAGTGGTGGTGTTGACGATCGATGCGCGGGCGCAGATGGCGGCGGAGGAAGCGTTGCGCAAGGTGGCGCGCGGCGCGGCAGTGATCGTCGATCCCGCGAATGGCGACATTCTCGCAATGGCGTCCGTGCCGTCATTCGATCCGAATCGATTTTTTCCGGCAATCAAGGACGAGGAATGGAAGGCTCTCGTGAACGACGAAACGGCGCCACTGCTGAATCGCGCGGTGAATGGCTACACGCCCGGCTCCGCCTACAAGACGGTGACCGCCCTGGCGGGACTGCGCGCCGGTCTGGGAGACAAGCAATTCTCCTGCGACGGGGGTGTGAGCTATGGGAATGTGTTGATGAAATGCTGGGTCTACGGCAGCGGTCATACCCACGGCACGCTGGGCATGGAGGAGGCGTTGAAAGTTTCGTGCAACCTCTACTTCTACCAATATGGAAACGCGGCGGGGATCGAAACCATGACGGACACGGCCAGGCGGCTCGGCCTTGGCCAAAAGACCGGCGTGCCGATCAGTGGTGAGAATCCCGGCGTGGTTGGCAGTCCGGAATCGCTAGCGAAAATCAACCCCAGGGACAAATGGAGTGCGGGATACACGGCCAATGTCTCCATCGGAATGGGCAACACTCTCGCGTCGCCGCTGCAGCTAGCGATGGTCGCCGCGTCCCTCGCGAACGGCGGCAAGGTTTACCTGCCCCGCCTGATCGAGCGCAGGGAAGCGATGGATCGACCCGCGAAAGTGGAGCCGGCAAAGGTTCGCAACGATCTCGTGGCTGACGCAGGCATTGCGCCGAATGACATCGAGCGAGTGCGGCGCGGCATGTGGCGGGCGGTCAATGAATCGGGAGGCACCGCCATCAAGGCACGGCTGCCCGGGATGGATGTCGCGGGCAAGACCGGCTCCGCGCAGATTTGGCGGATGGATTCCGCCGGAAATCGAGTCGCCGATATCAACGGCTGGTTTACGGGTTTCGCGACCCGGCAAAAGGACCGATACGCCATTTGCGTGATCGTGCAGGGCGCGAAATCCGGAGGCGGCTCGGCGGCTCCCCTCGCGGCCTGGATGCTTTCCCGGATGGACGCGAGCGAACCGAAATCGCTGGCCCCAGCGAAGGGCAGCTTCGAGCCGGTGGTCAGCATCGCCCCGCCATCGGAGACGAATTAA
- a CDS encoding BlaI/MecI/CopY family transcriptional regulator — protein MKNPPKISESEWSVMEIAWESAPVAAAEIIERLAQRMKWKHQTIRTLLARLVKKGALASKPDGNRYLYHPLVRREQCVHSESESFLNRVFGGAGKPLLVHFATKADLTKEEIRELKRILSEREGQK, from the coding sequence AAAATCTCGGAGTCCGAGTGGAGCGTGATGGAGATTGCATGGGAGTCGGCCCCGGTGGCCGCGGCGGAGATCATCGAACGCCTCGCGCAGCGCATGAAATGGAAGCACCAGACGATCCGCACCCTGCTCGCGCGGCTGGTCAAGAAGGGCGCCCTGGCCTCGAAGCCGGACGGGAATCGCTATCTCTACCATCCGCTCGTCCGGCGCGAGCAGTGCGTCCATAGCGAGAGCGAGTCGTTTCTGAATCGCGTGTTCGGTGGAGCCGGGAAGCCGCTGCTCGTGCACTTCGCGACGAAGGCGGATCTCACAAAGGAGGAGATTCGCGAGTTGAAGCGCATCCTGAGCGAGCGGGAAGGGCAGAAATGA